The Arachis hypogaea cultivar Tifrunner chromosome 14, arahy.Tifrunner.gnm2.J5K5, whole genome shotgun sequence genome has a segment encoding these proteins:
- the LOC112744111 gene encoding uncharacterized protein isoform X1 — translation MNYFSVKIHHGGKFGFDGEPLHYVGGETSIVDYCDEDRWSRFEAMEIVLEQGYVVENIAAMWYKSLNDETDVGLRMLHTDKDAMDMARIGMRDNMVELFVVHKDAAATTRKGCTIEEIEEIDGDEAAAPTADTIGPGPIVLHKAQLHKAQSVAQAKVGEKPNVVTKAQNDVLEDGDEERSEGSDFSGDEESEDDDYQPGIDDEGDSDEQWSENSSGDTDLHVAFDDSDDDWNADGGLYDVEVTTTKDPQRPKQSVPTEREQGEQSGSVNKGKEQVVAAGLRDEDDGYDSEGLWDVPVSDDEGDPLFRRYPVYKGLKNMKEYKWEVGTMYVDRNAFKECVTSYAVHSGRGIWFSKCDSHRCKAVCKEGCKWFAYCHKMKREDSWQLTSCYKKHTCSKATKIGIMSSQWLSKAFMKKICENPKIKLRSLIKKAHSKWNVDLTMTKAARVKQQALDEINGTYGEQYRRIYDYAAELLRSNPGSTVQIQVERPPEFELETPPPGTDLRPRFQRIYICLEACKRSFMVCRPMIGLDGCFIKTPYGGQLLTAIGWDPNDQILPIAYAVVEAETKDSWRWFLLNLCDDLGVDKIRWCTFMSDQQKGLIPTFDELLPGIDHRFCVRHLYSNFRKRFPGVQLKIMMWKAAKATYVQEWERRMKEIQQVDQGAYNHLMEIPAKYWSKSRFNYFPRVDTLVNNMCECFNSVIVEAREKPIVSMLEDIRVYLMNRWSDNRQSIVTYAGEILPKINKKIEREFDKGGEWLAIYAGRDKYEVSRSQGNRAKFVVDLNLHECSCRKFQLTGYPCEHAMSCIRKMCLDVKNYVNKCYRKQTYVDCYQHVIYPLNGPNLWSRTENDDVLPPVFRKPIGRPKLRRNKTGDEPRNNGPLSKLARTGQQQKCSYCFALAHNKRTCPRKRKMEAAAKKQNATAQAKKGAKKGAGTTRTPKPNKIPAKTTTQPATRLQPKRKSSTQVGGSQESQTSSKRARCSSSASQPQPSIATVTSPSRRSLRFMAKTPPRAWKALG, via the exons ATGAACTATTTTAGTGTCAAGATACACCATGGGGGGAAGTTCGGGTTTGATGGTGAACCTTTACACTATGTGGGGGGTGAGACTTCGATAGTGGACTACTGTGATGAAGATAGGTGGAGCAGGTTCGAGGCTATGGAGATAGTGCTCGAACAGGGATATGTGGTAGAGAATATCGCTGCAATGTGGTATAAGTCTCTGAACGATGAAACAGATGTAGGGTTGAGGATGCTTCACACAGACAAGGATGCCATGGACATGGCTAGAATTGGAATGAGGGACAACATGGTGGAGCTTTTTGTTGTTCACAAAGATGCTGCTGCTACTACTAGGAAAGGCTGCACTATTGAGGAAATTGAAGAGATAGATGGTGATGAGGCTGCTGCACCCACTGCAGACACTATTGGGCCTGGTCCAATTGTGTTGCACAAGGCCCAGTTGCACAAGGCCCAATCTGTTGCTCAGGCCAAGGTGGGTGAGAAGCCCAATGTGGTGACAAAAGCCCAGAATGATGTGCTCGAGGATGGTGATGAAGAGAGGTCAGAGGGGTCAGATTTCTCAGGTGATGAAGAATCTGAGGATGATGACTACCAGCCAGGAATTGATGATGAGGGGGACAGTGATGAACAATGGAGTGAAAATAGCTCTGGAGATACTGATCTGCATGTTGCATTTGATGACAGCGATGATGATTGGAATGCTGATGGGGGTTTGTATGATGTTGAAGTCACAACTACAAAAGATCCTCAAAGGCCGAAACAGAGTGTTCCAACTGAGAGAGAACAAGGAGAGCAAAGTGGCAGTGTTAATAAGGGTAAAGAGCAAGTGGTGGCTGCTGGATTAAGGGATGAGGATGATGGGTATGACAGTGAGGGGTTGTGGGATGTCCCTGTAAGTGATGATGAAGGGGATCCCTTGTTCAGGAGGTACCCGGTGTATAAgggattgaagaatatgaaggagTATAAATGGGAGGTTGGGACAATGTACGTAGATAGGAATGCTTTTAAGGAATGTGTAACGAGCTATGCCGTGCACAGTGGCAGAGGAATATGGTTCTCGAAGTGTGATAGCCACCGGTGCAAAGCTGTTTGCAAAGAAGGTTGCAAGTGGTTTGCTTACTGCCATAAGATGAAGCGAGAGGATTCATGGCAACTGACAAGCTGTTACAAGAAACACACATGCTCTAAGGCCACCAAGATTGGTATAATGAGTTCTCAGTGGCTAAGTAAGGCTTTTATGAAGAAGATATGTGAAAACCCGAAAATCAAGTTGAGAAGTTTGATAAAGAAGGCTCATAGCAAGTGGAATGTGGATCTCACAATGACCAAAGCTGCCAGAGTGAAGCAGCAAGCCCTGGATGAAATAAATGGTACCTATGGAGAGCAATATAGGAGGATCTATGACTATGCTGCGGAGTTATTGAGGTCTAATCCAGGGTCCACTGTTCAGATACAAGTGGAGAGACCTCCTGAATTTGAGCTAGAGACACCACCTCCTGGTACGGACCTGAGACCACGATTTCAGAGGATCTATATCTGCTTGGAAGCTTGTAAACGGAGTTTCATGGTGTGCAGACCCATGATTGGCCTTGATGGATGCTTCATCAAGACTCCATATGGGGGTCAACTGCTAACAGCAATTGGATGGGACCCCAATGATCAGATTCTGCCAATTGCCTATGCTGTTGTTGAAGCAGAGACGAAAGATTCGTGGAGATGGTTTTTGTTGAATCTGTGTGATGATTTGGGAGTTGATAAGATCAGATGGTGTACATTCATGAGCGACCAACAAAAG GGATTGATCCCAACCTTTGATGAGTTGCTGCCTGGCATAGACCACCGTTTTTGTGTCAGGCACTTATATAGCAACTTCAGAAAAAGGTTCCCAGGTGTTCAGCTAAAGATTATGATGTGGAAGGCTGCAAAGGCAACATATGTCCAGGAATGGGAGAGGAGGATGAAGGAGATTCAGCAGGTTGATCAAGGAGCTTATAATCATCTCATGGAGATCCCTGCCAAGTATTGGAGCAAGTCCaggtttaattattttcctaGAGTGGATACACTTGTTAACAACATGTGTGAGTGTTTTAACTCTGTTATTGTAGAGGCTAGAGAGAAACCGATTGTTTCCATGCTAGAAGACATTAGGGTTTATCTAATGAATAGGTGGTCTGATAACAGGCAAAGTATAGTAACATATGCCGGAGAAATATTgccaaaaataaacaagaaaattgaaaGGGAGTTTGATAAGGGTGGGGAGTGGCTGGCCATATATGCTGGTAGGGACAAATATGAAGTGTCTAGAAGTCAGGGTAATAGAGCCAAGTTTGTTGTGGACTTAAACTTACATGAGTGCTCCTGTAGAAAATTTCAACTAACAGGTTACCCTTGTGAGCATGCCATGAGCTGCATTAGGAAAATGTGTCTAGATGTTAAGAACTATGTCAACAAGTGTTATAGGAAACAGACCTACGTGGACTGCTACCAACATGTAATCTACCCACTGAATGGACCAAATCTCTGGTCCCGGACTGAGAATGATGATGTGCTGCCACCAGTGTTTAGGAAACCAATAGGGCGCCCAAAACTGAGGAGGAACAAGACTGGTGATGAGCCACGCAACAATGGACCACTGTCTAAGTTAGCAAGGACTGGACAACAACAAAAATGTTCATATTGTTTTGCACTTGCTCACAACAAAAGAACCTGCCCTAGAAAACGTAAGATGGAGGCTGCAGCAAAAAAG CAGAATGCAACTGCACAAGCCAAGAAAGGGGCCAAGAAAGGGGCTGGCACAACTAGGACTCCAAAACCCAACAAGATCCCTGCCAAGACAACAACACAGCCAGCAACAAGACTTCAGCCAAAGAGGAAGAGCAGTACACAAGTTGGAGGAAGCCAGGAGTCACAGACATCATCCAAGAGAGCTAGATGCAGCAGCAGTGCCAGTCAACCACAACCATCAATAGCAACAGTCACTAGCCCATCAAGGAGGTCCCTGAGGTTCATGGCAAAAACACCACCTAGGGCCTGGAAGGCATTGGGATGA
- the LOC112744111 gene encoding uncharacterized protein isoform X2, whose amino-acid sequence MNYFSVKIHHGGKFGFDGEPLHYVGGETSIVDYCDEDRWSRFEAMEIVLEQGYVVENIAAMWYKSLNDETDVGLRMLHTDKDAMDMARIGMRDNMVELFVVHKDAAATTRKGCTIEEIEEIDGDEAAAPTADTIGPGPIVLHKAQLHKAQSVAQAKVGEKPNVVTKAQNDVLEDGDEERSEGSDFSGDEESEDDDYQPGIDDEGDSDEQWSENSSGDTDLHVAFDDSDDDWNADGGLYDVEVTTTKDPQRPKQSVPTEREQGEQSGSVNKGKEQVVAAGLRDEDDGYDSEGLWDVPVSDDEGDPLFRRYPVYKGLKNMKEYKWEVGTMYVDRNAFKECVTSYAVHSGRGIWFSKCDSHRCKAVCKEGCKWFAYCHKMKREDSWQLTSCYKKHTCSKATKIGIMSSQWLSKAFMKKICENPKIKLRSLIKKAHSKWNVDLTMTKAARVKQQALDEINGTYGEQYRRIYDYAAELLRSNPGSTVQIQVERPPEFELETPPPGTDLRPRFQRIYICLEACKRSFMVCRPMIGLDGCFIKTPYGGQLLTAIGWDPNDQILPIAYAVVEAETKDSWRWFLLNLCDDLGVDKIRWCTFMSDQQKGLIPTFDELLPGIDHRFCVRHLYSNFRKRFPGVQLKIMMWKAAKATYVQEWERRMKEIQQVDQGAYNHLMEIPAKYWSKSRFNYFPRVDTLVNNMCECFNSVIVEAREKPIVSMLEDIRVYLMNRWSDNRQSIVTYAGEILPKINKKIEREFDKGGEWLAIYAGRDKYEVSRSQGNRAKFVVDLNLHECSCRKFQLTGYPCEHAMSCIRKMCLDVKNYVNKCYRKQTYVDCYQHVIYPLNGPNLWSRTENDDVLPPVFRKPIGRPKLRRNKTGDEPRNNGPLSKLARTGQQQKCSYCFALAHNKRTCPRKRKMEAAAKKNATAQAKKGAKKGAGTTRTPKPNKIPAKTTTQPATRLQPKRKSSTQVGGSQESQTSSKRARCSSSASQPQPSIATVTSPSRRSLRFMAKTPPRAWKALG is encoded by the exons ATGAACTATTTTAGTGTCAAGATACACCATGGGGGGAAGTTCGGGTTTGATGGTGAACCTTTACACTATGTGGGGGGTGAGACTTCGATAGTGGACTACTGTGATGAAGATAGGTGGAGCAGGTTCGAGGCTATGGAGATAGTGCTCGAACAGGGATATGTGGTAGAGAATATCGCTGCAATGTGGTATAAGTCTCTGAACGATGAAACAGATGTAGGGTTGAGGATGCTTCACACAGACAAGGATGCCATGGACATGGCTAGAATTGGAATGAGGGACAACATGGTGGAGCTTTTTGTTGTTCACAAAGATGCTGCTGCTACTACTAGGAAAGGCTGCACTATTGAGGAAATTGAAGAGATAGATGGTGATGAGGCTGCTGCACCCACTGCAGACACTATTGGGCCTGGTCCAATTGTGTTGCACAAGGCCCAGTTGCACAAGGCCCAATCTGTTGCTCAGGCCAAGGTGGGTGAGAAGCCCAATGTGGTGACAAAAGCCCAGAATGATGTGCTCGAGGATGGTGATGAAGAGAGGTCAGAGGGGTCAGATTTCTCAGGTGATGAAGAATCTGAGGATGATGACTACCAGCCAGGAATTGATGATGAGGGGGACAGTGATGAACAATGGAGTGAAAATAGCTCTGGAGATACTGATCTGCATGTTGCATTTGATGACAGCGATGATGATTGGAATGCTGATGGGGGTTTGTATGATGTTGAAGTCACAACTACAAAAGATCCTCAAAGGCCGAAACAGAGTGTTCCAACTGAGAGAGAACAAGGAGAGCAAAGTGGCAGTGTTAATAAGGGTAAAGAGCAAGTGGTGGCTGCTGGATTAAGGGATGAGGATGATGGGTATGACAGTGAGGGGTTGTGGGATGTCCCTGTAAGTGATGATGAAGGGGATCCCTTGTTCAGGAGGTACCCGGTGTATAAgggattgaagaatatgaaggagTATAAATGGGAGGTTGGGACAATGTACGTAGATAGGAATGCTTTTAAGGAATGTGTAACGAGCTATGCCGTGCACAGTGGCAGAGGAATATGGTTCTCGAAGTGTGATAGCCACCGGTGCAAAGCTGTTTGCAAAGAAGGTTGCAAGTGGTTTGCTTACTGCCATAAGATGAAGCGAGAGGATTCATGGCAACTGACAAGCTGTTACAAGAAACACACATGCTCTAAGGCCACCAAGATTGGTATAATGAGTTCTCAGTGGCTAAGTAAGGCTTTTATGAAGAAGATATGTGAAAACCCGAAAATCAAGTTGAGAAGTTTGATAAAGAAGGCTCATAGCAAGTGGAATGTGGATCTCACAATGACCAAAGCTGCCAGAGTGAAGCAGCAAGCCCTGGATGAAATAAATGGTACCTATGGAGAGCAATATAGGAGGATCTATGACTATGCTGCGGAGTTATTGAGGTCTAATCCAGGGTCCACTGTTCAGATACAAGTGGAGAGACCTCCTGAATTTGAGCTAGAGACACCACCTCCTGGTACGGACCTGAGACCACGATTTCAGAGGATCTATATCTGCTTGGAAGCTTGTAAACGGAGTTTCATGGTGTGCAGACCCATGATTGGCCTTGATGGATGCTTCATCAAGACTCCATATGGGGGTCAACTGCTAACAGCAATTGGATGGGACCCCAATGATCAGATTCTGCCAATTGCCTATGCTGTTGTTGAAGCAGAGACGAAAGATTCGTGGAGATGGTTTTTGTTGAATCTGTGTGATGATTTGGGAGTTGATAAGATCAGATGGTGTACATTCATGAGCGACCAACAAAAG GGATTGATCCCAACCTTTGATGAGTTGCTGCCTGGCATAGACCACCGTTTTTGTGTCAGGCACTTATATAGCAACTTCAGAAAAAGGTTCCCAGGTGTTCAGCTAAAGATTATGATGTGGAAGGCTGCAAAGGCAACATATGTCCAGGAATGGGAGAGGAGGATGAAGGAGATTCAGCAGGTTGATCAAGGAGCTTATAATCATCTCATGGAGATCCCTGCCAAGTATTGGAGCAAGTCCaggtttaattattttcctaGAGTGGATACACTTGTTAACAACATGTGTGAGTGTTTTAACTCTGTTATTGTAGAGGCTAGAGAGAAACCGATTGTTTCCATGCTAGAAGACATTAGGGTTTATCTAATGAATAGGTGGTCTGATAACAGGCAAAGTATAGTAACATATGCCGGAGAAATATTgccaaaaataaacaagaaaattgaaaGGGAGTTTGATAAGGGTGGGGAGTGGCTGGCCATATATGCTGGTAGGGACAAATATGAAGTGTCTAGAAGTCAGGGTAATAGAGCCAAGTTTGTTGTGGACTTAAACTTACATGAGTGCTCCTGTAGAAAATTTCAACTAACAGGTTACCCTTGTGAGCATGCCATGAGCTGCATTAGGAAAATGTGTCTAGATGTTAAGAACTATGTCAACAAGTGTTATAGGAAACAGACCTACGTGGACTGCTACCAACATGTAATCTACCCACTGAATGGACCAAATCTCTGGTCCCGGACTGAGAATGATGATGTGCTGCCACCAGTGTTTAGGAAACCAATAGGGCGCCCAAAACTGAGGAGGAACAAGACTGGTGATGAGCCACGCAACAATGGACCACTGTCTAAGTTAGCAAGGACTGGACAACAACAAAAATGTTCATATTGTTTTGCACTTGCTCACAACAAAAGAACCTGCCCTAGAAAACGTAAGATGGAGGCTGCAGCAAAAAAG AATGCAACTGCACAAGCCAAGAAAGGGGCCAAGAAAGGGGCTGGCACAACTAGGACTCCAAAACCCAACAAGATCCCTGCCAAGACAACAACACAGCCAGCAACAAGACTTCAGCCAAAGAGGAAGAGCAGTACACAAGTTGGAGGAAGCCAGGAGTCACAGACATCATCCAAGAGAGCTAGATGCAGCAGCAGTGCCAGTCAACCACAACCATCAATAGCAACAGTCACTAGCCCATCAAGGAGGTCCCTGAGGTTCATGGCAAAAACACCACCTAGGGCCTGGAAGGCATTGGGATGA